In a genomic window of Myotis daubentonii chromosome 18, mMyoDau2.1, whole genome shotgun sequence:
- the TSPAN2 gene encoding tetraspanin-2 encodes MGRFRGGLRCIKYLLLGFNLLFWLAGSAVIAFGLWFRFGGSMKDFSSGDKSPEHFYVGLYVLVGAGALMMAVGFFGCCGAMRESQCVLGSFFTCLLVIFAAEVTTGVFAFIGKDVAIRHVQTMYEEAYNDYLKDRGRGNGTLITFHSAFQCCGKESSEQVQPTCPKELLGHKNCIDEIETIISVKLQLIGIVGIGIAGLTIFGMIFSMVLCCAIRNSRDVI; translated from the exons CTGGCGGGGTCGGCCGTCATCGCCTTTGGGCTCTGGTTTCGGTTCGGAGGCTCCATGAAGGATTTCTCGTCAGGGGACAAGTCCCCGGAGCACTTCTACGTGG ggctctACGTGCTGGTGGGCGCAGGGGCCCTGATGATGGCCGTGGGCTTCTTCGGGTGCTGCGGAGCCATGCGAGAGTCACAGTGTGTGCTCGGATCT TTTTTCACCTGCCTGCTGGTGATATTTGCTGCTGAAGTAACCACTGGAGTGTTTGCTTTCATAGGCAAGGATGTA GCTATCCGACATGTTCAGACCATGTATGAAGAGGCTTATAACGATTACCTTAAAGACAGGGGAAGGGGAAACGGGACTCTCATTACCTTCCACTCAGCA TTTCAGTGCTGCGGAAAAGAAAGTTCTGAACAGGTCCAACCCACATGCCcaaaggagcttctgggacacaAG AACTGCATTGATGAAATTGAGACCATAATCAGTGTTAAGCTCCAGCTCATCGGAATTGTTGGTATCGGAATTGCAGGTCTCACG ATCTTCGGCATGATATTCAGCATGGTCCTTTGTTGCGCGATACGAAACTCACGAGATGTGATATGA
- the TSHB gene encoding thyrotropin subunit beta: MTAIFLISMLFGLLCGQATSFCIPTEYMMHVERKECDYCLTINTTICAGYCMTRDINGKQFLPKYALSQDVCTYGDFIYKTVEIPGCPRHVSPYFSFPIAVSCKCGKCNTDYSDCVHEIIKTNYCTKPQQSYLVGVSI, translated from the exons ATGACTGCTATCTTCCTGATATCCATGCTATTTGGCCTTCTGTGTGGGCAAGCAACGTCTTTCTGTATTCCAACTGAGTATATGATGCACGTTGAAAGGAAAGAGTGTGATTATTGCCTAACCATCAACACCACCATCTGTGCCGGATATTGTATGACACGG GATATCAATGGCAAGCAGTTTCTTCCCAAATATGCTCTGTCCCAGGATGTTTGTACATATGGAGACTTCATATACAAGACTGTAGAGATACCAGGATGCCCACGCCATGTTAGTCCTTATTTCTCCTTCCCTATAGCTGTAAGCTGTAAGTGTGGCAAGTGCAATACTGACTATAGTGACTGTGTACATGAGATCATCAAAACAAACTACTGTACCAAACCTCAGCAGTCCTATTTGGTGGGAGTTTCTATCTAA